In Pyrus communis chromosome 1, drPyrComm1.1, whole genome shotgun sequence, the following are encoded in one genomic region:
- the LOC137725464 gene encoding uncharacterized protein — protein KSSLLHHIPKFHGLSMEDPNKHLKEFEVVCSSMTLVNVDGSILKMKAFPFSLMDKAKDWLYELAPGTVTSWESMKRAFLEKFFPTSRVILLRKKISGIQQNHGETFPAYYERFKGLVASCPQHQMKEELLLQYFYEGLLPIERQMLDASAGGALVDKTPRDAKINLPNVPFPRRFMQEKKEESEKDILETFRKVQVNIPLLDAIKQVPKYAKFLKNLCNTKRRRANKEVVKVSENVSAVLQRKLPTKCKDPGSFTIPCVIGHNRFEHAMLDLGASINVMPYSIYASMNLGELKQDGVIIQLADRSNAYPKGVLEDVLVQVNHLIFPADFYVLDMEDSAHSTSLPILLGRPFMKTARTKIDVYKGTLTMEFDGEVIDFNISETMRYPVDDHSCFSIDVIDS, from the exons aaatccagtttgttacaccatattccgaagttccatggcttgtctatggaagaccccaacaaacacttgaaggagttcgaggtggtttgttcgagcatgaccctcgtcaatgtggatgggagtatattgaagatgaaggcctttccattttcacttatggacaaggccaaagattggctctacgaactagccccgggaactgtgacttcgtgggagagtatgaagcgtgctttcttggagaaattcttccctacttcgagagtgattctcctacggaagaaaattagtggtattcaacagaatcatggtgagacattcccggcttattatgagcgcttcaagggccttgtagcttcatgtcctcaacatcaaatgaaggaggaacttctccttcaatatttctatgagggcctccttcctatcgaacgtcaaatgcttgatgcatcagcgggaggagcattggtggacaaaacaccaagggatgccaagatt aatctgcccaatgtaccttttcctcgcaggttcatgcaagaaaaaaaggaagaaagcgagaaggacattcttgaaacgttccggaaggtgcaagtgaacataccgcttctcgatgcaatcaaacaggttccaaagtatgctaaattcctcaagaacctatgcaatacaaagagaagaagggcaaacaaagaggtagtgaaggtaagcgagaatgtgtccgctgttttgcaacgtaaactgcctaccaagtgcaaagaccccggtagtttcacgattccttgtgtgattggacataatcgttttgaacatgccatgcttgatttaggtgcatccataaatgtcatgccttattctatttatgcatctatgaatttgggtgaattaaaacaagatggtgtaattatacaattggctgatcgttctaacgcgtatccaaaaggagttttggaggatgtgcttgtgcaggtgaaccatttaatttttccggctgatttctacgtcctagacatggaggattcagcccattctacatctttgccgattctccttggtaggccattcatgaagacggcccgaacgaagattgatgtatacaaaggcaccttgacaatggaattcgatggggaagtgattgattttaatatttctgaaactatgagatatcccgttgatgaccattcttgtttttccattgatgttatcgattct